The Streptomyces sp. SS1-1 genome has a segment encoding these proteins:
- a CDS encoding helix-turn-helix transcriptional regulator, with protein sequence MVPGQDGRVTTHRSTSDEQRLRTLVALRRVRDRMDREYAQPLDVEALARGVHMSAGHLSREFKAAYGESPYGYLMTRRIERAMALLRRGDLSVTDVCFEVGCSSLGTFSTRFTELVGMSPSAYRRQETGAVAGIPSCVAKQVTRPMRNREAPFSLAAAVNGTAPAGARATT encoded by the coding sequence ATGGTGCCCGGCCAGGATGGGAGGGTGACGACCCACCGCTCCACCTCCGACGAACAGCGCCTGCGCACCCTGGTCGCGCTGCGCCGCGTCCGCGACCGGATGGACCGGGAGTACGCGCAGCCGCTCGACGTGGAGGCCCTCGCCCGGGGCGTCCACATGTCGGCCGGCCACCTCAGCCGCGAGTTCAAGGCCGCCTACGGCGAATCGCCCTACGGCTATCTGATGACGCGGCGCATCGAGCGCGCGATGGCCCTGCTGCGCCGGGGCGACCTCAGCGTCACCGACGTCTGCTTCGAGGTCGGCTGCTCCTCCCTGGGCACCTTCAGCACCCGCTTCACGGAGCTGGTCGGCATGTCGCCGAGCGCCTACCGGCGGCAGGAGACCGGCGCCGTGGCCGGCATCCCGTCCTGCGTGGCCAAGCAGGTGACGCGGCCGATGCGGAACCGGGAGGCGCCGTTCTCCCTGGCCGCCGCGGTCAACGGCACCGCACCGGCGGGCGCCCGCGCCACGACGTGA
- a CDS encoding ATP-binding cassette domain-containing protein — protein MTEPHVADSHDLIRVYGARENNLKDVSIEIPKRRLTVFTGVSGSGKSSLVFDTIAAESQRLINETYSAFLQGFMPNLARPEVDVLDGLTTAITVDQQRMGSDPRSTVGTATDANAMLRILFSRLAEPHIGPPSAYSFNVASVSASGGLTVDRGADRTKTEKVTFSRTGGMCTHCEGRGRVSDIDLTQLYDDSKSLAEDPFTIPTYTGDGWVVRVITESGFFDKNKPIREYTKKERHDFLYREPTKVKINGVNLTYEGLIPKLQKSFLSKDRESMQPHIRAFVDRAVTFAVCPECDGTRLSEQARSSTIEGRSIADACAMEIRDLAEWVRGLDEPSVAPLLAKLRHTLDSFVEIGLGYLSLDRASGTLSGGEAQRTKMIRHLGSSLTDVTYVFDEPTVGLHPHDIQRMNNLLLRLRDKGNTVLVVEHKPETIAIADHVVDLGPGAGTAGGTVCFEGTLDGLRQSDTVTGRHLDDRAKLKDTVRTPTGTLEIRGATANNLQNVDVDIPLGVLCVVTGVAGSGKSSLVHGSIPAPEGVVSVDQTPIRGSRRSNPATYTGLLEPVRKAFAKANGVKPALFSANSEGACPTCNGAGVVYTDLAIMQSVATTCEDCGGKRFDASVLEYRLGGRDISEVLAMSVTEAEEYFREGEARIPAAHRIVQRLADVGLGYLTLGQPLTTLSGGERQRLKLAVHMADKGGVYVLDEPTTGLHLADVEQLLGLLDRLVDSGKSVIVIEHHQAVMAHADWIIDLGPGAGHDGGRIVFEGTPADLVAARSTLTGEHLAAYVGG, from the coding sequence ATGACCGAGCCGCACGTCGCCGACAGCCACGATCTGATCCGTGTGTACGGGGCGCGGGAGAACAACCTGAAGGACGTCAGCATCGAGATCCCGAAGCGCCGGCTGACGGTGTTCACCGGCGTCTCCGGCTCCGGCAAGAGCTCGCTGGTGTTCGACACCATCGCCGCCGAGTCGCAGCGGCTGATCAACGAGACGTACAGCGCGTTCCTCCAGGGCTTCATGCCGAACCTGGCCCGGCCCGAGGTCGACGTCCTCGACGGACTGACCACCGCCATCACCGTCGACCAGCAGCGCATGGGCTCCGACCCGCGCTCCACCGTCGGCACCGCCACCGACGCCAACGCGATGCTGCGCATCCTCTTCAGCCGGCTCGCCGAGCCGCACATCGGGCCGCCCTCCGCCTACTCCTTCAACGTGGCCTCCGTCTCCGCGAGCGGCGGCCTCACCGTCGACCGCGGCGCCGACCGGACGAAGACCGAGAAGGTCACCTTCAGCCGCACCGGCGGCATGTGCACCCACTGCGAGGGCCGCGGCCGGGTCTCCGACATCGACCTCACCCAGCTCTACGACGACTCCAAGTCGCTCGCGGAGGATCCCTTCACCATCCCCACCTACACGGGAGACGGGTGGGTCGTGCGGGTGATCACCGAGTCCGGCTTCTTCGACAAGAACAAGCCGATCCGCGAGTACACCAAGAAGGAACGGCACGACTTCCTCTACCGGGAGCCCACCAAGGTCAAGATCAACGGCGTCAATCTGACCTACGAGGGCCTGATCCCCAAGCTGCAGAAGTCCTTCCTGTCCAAGGACCGCGAGTCGATGCAGCCGCACATCCGCGCCTTCGTGGACCGCGCCGTCACCTTCGCCGTCTGCCCCGAGTGCGACGGCACCCGGCTCAGCGAGCAGGCCCGCTCCTCCACGATCGAGGGGCGGAGCATCGCCGACGCCTGCGCCATGGAGATCCGCGACCTCGCCGAGTGGGTCCGCGGCCTCGACGAGCCGTCCGTCGCGCCCCTGCTCGCCAAACTCCGGCACACCCTCGACTCGTTCGTGGAGATCGGCCTCGGCTACCTCTCCCTGGACCGGGCCTCCGGCACGCTCTCGGGCGGCGAGGCGCAGCGCACCAAGATGATCCGCCACCTCGGCTCCTCGCTCACCGACGTCACCTACGTCTTCGACGAGCCCACCGTCGGACTGCACCCCCACGACATCCAGCGCATGAACAACCTGCTGCTGCGGCTGCGGGACAAGGGCAACACGGTCCTCGTCGTGGAGCACAAACCGGAGACCATCGCGATCGCCGACCACGTCGTCGACCTCGGCCCCGGCGCGGGCACGGCCGGCGGCACCGTCTGCTTCGAGGGCACCCTCGACGGCCTGCGGCAGTCCGACACCGTCACCGGCCGGCACCTGGACGACCGCGCCAAGCTCAAGGACACGGTCCGCACCCCCACCGGCACCCTGGAGATCCGCGGCGCCACCGCCAACAACCTCCAGAACGTCGACGTCGACATCCCGCTCGGCGTGCTCTGCGTCGTCACCGGAGTCGCCGGCTCCGGCAAGTCCTCCCTCGTGCACGGCTCGATCCCGGCACCCGAGGGCGTCGTCTCCGTCGACCAGACGCCGATCCGCGGCTCGCGCCGCAGCAACCCCGCGACCTACACCGGGCTGCTGGAGCCGGTCCGCAAGGCGTTCGCCAAGGCCAACGGCGTCAAGCCCGCCCTGTTCAGCGCCAACTCCGAGGGCGCCTGCCCCACCTGCAACGGCGCCGGCGTCGTCTACACCGACCTGGCGATCATGCAGAGCGTCGCCACCACCTGCGAGGACTGCGGCGGCAAGCGGTTCGACGCCTCGGTGCTGGAGTACCGCCTCGGCGGCCGGGACATCAGCGAGGTGCTCGCGATGTCCGTGACCGAGGCCGAGGAGTACTTCCGCGAGGGCGAGGCCCGTATCCCCGCCGCGCACCGGATCGTCCAGCGGCTCGCGGACGTCGGGCTGGGCTACCTCACCCTCGGCCAGCCGCTGACCACCCTGTCCGGCGGTGAGCGCCAGCGCCTCAAGCTGGCCGTGCACATGGCCGACAAGGGCGGCGTCTACGTCCTCGACGAGCCGACGACCGGTCTGCACCTGGCCGACGTCGAGCAGCTGCTCGGCCTCCTCGACCGGCTGGTGGACTCCGGCAAGTCCGTGATCGTCATCGAGCACCACCAGGCCGTCATGGCCCACGCCGACTGGATCATCGACCTCGGGCCCGGCGCCGGTCACGACGGCGGCCGGATCGTCTTCGAGGGCACCCCCGCCGACCTGGTCGCCGCCCGCTCCACCCTCACCGGTGAGCACCTCGCCGCCTACGTGGGAGGCTGA